One genomic window of Roseobacter ponti includes the following:
- a CDS encoding autotransporter assembly complex protein TamA yields MYFRYLSRTYLRRAAGFSSVAFWLALQAQAASALEVSLTGPLDDDLRETLENGSLLFEQAEAASGDDDDAPPVRPQEIVSVAQADYKRLLAILYDQGYFSPVIEIRIDGREATGIQIVNPPASISRAVITVQPGTAFRFGKTEIDPLAPETELPEGFRSGEPARLSQISGAAAAGVGGWRDAGHAKATLTQQKITARHREERIDVDLTLTPGPKLRFGPLTVRGNEAVRTERILEIAGLPVGEDFSPDELNDAAGRLRRSGAFGAVAMIEAEQPGPGDTLPITARVAEAKPRRFGFGGELGTEEGVSLSAYWLHRNYFGGAERLRFDAEVSGIGGDTGGIDYSLGVRYQRPATFNEDTDLYLLAEIEQIDSVNYFSRQATIGAGIERFASDQRKYRFGGAFQRANTRDVFGESSYLIFMVPTGLNFDYRDSELDARRGYYLDLGLTPFLAIDGTDNGLLSEVDLRGYRTFGSTTLALRGQLGSVAGPSLADAPADFLFYSGGGGTVRGHDFESLGVDLGGGQIAGGRSFIGLQAEVRYRTSGALGLVGFFDAGYIGAEAFPDGSGEWQSGAGLGVRYDTPIGPIRFDVATVVSGDQDAASFQVYIGIGQSF; encoded by the coding sequence ATGTATTTCAGGTATCTGAGCAGGACATATCTGCGCCGTGCGGCCGGATTTTCTTCCGTTGCTTTCTGGCTGGCGCTGCAGGCACAGGCAGCATCCGCACTCGAGGTTTCGCTGACCGGACCTCTGGATGACGATTTGCGCGAAACGCTGGAAAACGGCTCACTGCTTTTTGAGCAGGCGGAAGCCGCGTCCGGGGATGACGACGACGCGCCGCCGGTGCGCCCGCAGGAAATCGTTTCGGTTGCCCAGGCCGACTACAAGCGCCTGCTGGCGATCCTTTATGATCAGGGATATTTCAGCCCGGTCATTGAAATTCGAATAGACGGGCGAGAAGCAACGGGCATACAGATCGTGAACCCGCCCGCGTCAATCAGCAGGGCGGTGATCACCGTTCAGCCGGGCACCGCTTTTCGCTTTGGCAAGACAGAAATAGACCCGCTGGCGCCTGAAACAGAACTGCCCGAGGGCTTTCGCAGCGGCGAGCCTGCCCGACTGAGCCAGATCAGCGGCGCTGCCGCCGCCGGTGTCGGTGGCTGGCGCGACGCGGGCCACGCGAAAGCCACGCTGACGCAACAAAAGATCACCGCGCGCCACAGGGAAGAACGGATCGACGTAGATCTGACCCTGACACCGGGACCAAAGCTGCGCTTTGGCCCGCTGACCGTACGCGGCAATGAAGCGGTACGGACCGAGCGGATATTAGAGATTGCCGGCCTGCCGGTGGGAGAAGACTTTTCCCCTGATGAGCTGAACGATGCCGCCGGGCGTCTGCGCCGGTCCGGGGCCTTTGGCGCTGTCGCGATGATCGAGGCCGAACAGCCCGGTCCGGGCGATACGCTGCCCATCACCGCGCGGGTGGCAGAGGCCAAGCCGCGCCGCTTCGGGTTCGGCGGAGAGCTTGGCACCGAAGAGGGCGTCTCGCTGTCTGCCTACTGGCTGCACCGCAACTATTTCGGCGGTGCGGAACGGCTGCGCTTTGATGCCGAAGTCTCGGGCATCGGGGGCGACACAGGGGGCATCGATTACTCGCTCGGGGTGCGGTATCAGCGGCCCGCGACCTTTAACGAAGACACTGATCTTTACCTGCTTGCAGAGATCGAACAGATTGATTCTGTGAACTATTTCTCGCGCCAGGCGACGATCGGCGCGGGTATTGAACGCTTTGCCTCCGACCAGCGCAAATATCGCTTCGGCGGAGCGTTCCAGCGTGCAAACACGCGCGATGTTTTCGGAGAGAGCAGCTATCTGATCTTTATGGTGCCCACCGGGCTGAACTTCGACTATCGCGACAGTGAACTGGATGCGCGGCGCGGATATTATCTCGACCTCGGCCTGACGCCTTTTCTGGCCATTGATGGCACAGACAACGGCCTGCTCTCCGAGGTTGACCTGCGCGGATACAGAACGTTCGGCAGTACCACGCTTGCCCTGCGCGGGCAGCTCGGATCGGTCGCCGGGCCCTCGCTTGCCGATGCGCCGGCCGATTTTCTGTTCTATTCCGGCGGCGGTGGCACCGTGCGCGGTCATGATTTTGAATCGCTCGGTGTGGATCTGGGCGGTGGCCAGATTGCAGGTGGCCGGTCCTTCATCGGCCTGCAGGCCGAAGTCCGCTACCGCACCAGTGGTGCCCTGGGGCTCGTCGGCTTTTTCGACGCAGGCTATATCGGGGCCGAGGCTTTCCCGGACGGGTCGGGCGAATGGCAGTCCGGCGCAGGTCTGGGCGTCCGCTATGACACGCCGATCGGCCCCATCCGCTTTGACGTTGCAACTGTGGTGTCCGGCGATCAGGACGCGGCCTCTTTTCAGGTTTACATCGGCATAGGACAATCGTTTTGA
- a CDS encoding alpha-amylase family glycosyl hydrolase produces MIDTDPATAPDDWWRGCTIYQIYPRSFQDSNGDGIGDLAGIVSRIPYVAGLGVDAVWISPFFTSPMKDFGYDVSDYCDVDPMFGTLADFDTLVETAHEHGLKVMIDLVLSHTSDIHPWFTESRSSREGPRSNWYVWADPKPDGTAPNNWLSIFGGTAWQWDPRREQYFLHNFLTSQPDLNLHSEDVQNALLGVTRFWLDRGVDGFRLDTINFYFHDNELRDNPPLPPEERTAKIAPSVNPYNHQDHIYSRNRPENLAFLARFRRLLDEYDGITSLGEVGDGRRGLELLGQYTSGKDGVHMCYGFEFLAPDRLTATGVAQVFDELSRVARHGWAAWAFSNHDVTRHSTRWDLSPAARRLHATLLMCLPGSACLYQGEELGLPEADVPFEDLQDPYGIEFWPEFRGRDGCRTPMVWVADDQNGGFTDHNPWLPVAHSHLSRAVEEQERAPGSILHHYRAAIAFRKANPALRHGSHNGVFAYGDVLHFTRRSADQTLFCAFNMSDTPSMHALPPGDWETIGAELGGARPGAENRLHLGPWQVCIARKNDETGAVHHNLP; encoded by the coding sequence ATGATCGATACAGACCCTGCAACCGCGCCCGACGACTGGTGGCGCGGTTGTACTATTTACCAGATCTATCCCCGCAGTTTTCAGGACAGCAACGGCGATGGCATCGGCGATCTAGCCGGGATCGTCAGCCGCATCCCCTATGTCGCAGGGCTGGGCGTTGATGCGGTCTGGATCTCGCCGTTTTTCACTTCGCCTATGAAGGATTTCGGCTACGACGTCAGCGATTACTGCGATGTCGACCCGATGTTCGGCACGCTTGCTGATTTTGACACACTGGTCGAGACAGCCCACGAGCACGGTTTAAAGGTGATGATCGATCTGGTGCTGTCGCATACGTCGGATATTCATCCCTGGTTTACCGAAAGCCGCAGCAGTCGTGAGGGGCCGCGCAGCAACTGGTACGTCTGGGCAGACCCGAAACCGGATGGCACGGCACCCAACAACTGGCTGTCGATCTTTGGCGGCACGGCCTGGCAGTGGGACCCGCGCCGCGAACAGTATTTCCTGCACAATTTCCTGACCTCACAGCCCGATCTTAATCTGCACAGCGAGGATGTGCAGAACGCGCTTCTGGGCGTGACGCGCTTTTGGCTGGACCGGGGGGTGGACGGCTTTCGTCTGGACACAATCAATTTCTATTTCCACGATAATGAGTTGCGCGATAACCCGCCGCTGCCGCCCGAAGAGCGCACGGCAAAAATAGCGCCCAGCGTGAACCCCTACAATCATCAGGATCATATCTATTCGCGCAACCGGCCCGAAAACCTTGCTTTTCTGGCGCGTTTCCGTCGGTTGCTTGATGAATACGATGGCATCACATCACTGGGCGAAGTAGGAGACGGACGCCGTGGCCTTGAGCTGCTGGGGCAGTACACCAGCGGTAAAGACGGCGTGCATATGTGCTATGGCTTTGAGTTTCTGGCGCCCGACCGCCTGACGGCGACCGGGGTTGCGCAGGTCTTTGATGAGCTGAGCCGGGTCGCGCGGCATGGCTGGGCGGCCTGGGCCTTCTCTAACCATGATGTTACGCGTCACAGCACCCGCTGGGATCTCAGCCCGGCGGCGCGCCGGTTGCATGCAACCTTACTGATGTGCCTGCCGGGGTCTGCCTGTCTTTATCAGGGAGAGGAGCTTGGGCTGCCCGAGGCAGATGTGCCTTTTGAAGATCTGCAGGATCCCTACGGCATTGAATTCTGGCCGGAGTTCAGGGGCCGCGACGGCTGTCGCACGCCGATGGTCTGGGTCGCAGATGACCAGAACGGTGGGTTTACCGACCATAATCCGTGGCTGCCGGTGGCCCACAGCCATCTCAGCAGGGCCGTTGAGGAACAGGAGCGCGCTCCGGGATCAATCCTGCATCACTACCGCGCTGCCATTGCTTTCCGCAAAGCAAACCCGGCACTGCGCCACGGCAGTCATAACGGTGTCTTCGCCTATGGTGATGTGCTGCATTTTACCCGCCGCTCCGCCGATCAGACGCTTTTCTGTGCATTTAATATGTCCGACACCCCCTCGATGCATGCGCTGCCGCCCGGCGACTGGGAAACAATCGGTGCCGAACTTGGCGGCGCACGGCCCGGCGCAGAGAATCGTCTGCATCTGGGTCCATGGCAGGTCTGCATTGCACGCAAAAACGATGAAACCGGGGCTGTTCATCACAATCTGCCCTGA
- a CDS encoding UTP--glucose-1-phosphate uridylyltransferase, translated as MTDQNVRTAIFPVAGLGTRFMPATKSVPKELLPVLDTPLIQYAIEEAQAAGVERMIFVSHPSKDAIEHHVLDDAELRATLKERGKARLADRLRKAAIDEDDHDVIFVMQDEPLGLGHAILCAAEHALPGAVAVILPDDLILGKTGCLTQMIEAYNTSEAGHMVATMEVPREAVSSYGILSVARRDGPFAYADRMVEKPAAEEAPSTTAAVGRYVLDGSIFETLRSQEPGAGGEIQLTDAIARGIETTGLAGFRFEGIRFDCGSKAGMLAAELHLARQDPEFDAVIDDFVASFHTAEVA; from the coding sequence GTGACAGACCAGAATGTGAGAACAGCGATTTTTCCGGTAGCAGGTCTTGGAACACGGTTCATGCCAGCGACCAAATCGGTGCCCAAAGAGCTTTTGCCGGTTCTGGACACACCGCTCATTCAGTATGCGATTGAAGAGGCGCAGGCGGCCGGGGTTGAGCGCATGATTTTCGTCAGCCACCCCTCGAAAGACGCTATTGAGCACCATGTTCTCGATGATGCAGAATTACGCGCCACGCTGAAAGAACGGGGCAAGGCGAGACTTGCGGACCGACTCCGGAAAGCAGCAATTGATGAGGATGATCACGACGTCATATTTGTAATGCAGGACGAGCCGCTGGGCCTTGGCCACGCGATCCTCTGTGCCGCCGAACACGCGCTCCCGGGCGCAGTGGCCGTCATTCTGCCGGACGATCTGATCCTCGGAAAAACCGGCTGCCTGACCCAGATGATCGAGGCTTACAACACGTCCGAGGCCGGCCATATGGTGGCAACTATGGAAGTTCCGCGTGAGGCCGTTTCCAGCTATGGTATTCTCTCTGTGGCGCGCCGCGACGGGCCTTTCGCCTATGCAGACCGGATGGTTGAAAAGCCTGCCGCCGAAGAGGCACCGTCCACCACAGCGGCCGTGGGCCGTTATGTGCTCGACGGCAGTATTTTTGAAACGCTCCGCTCACAGGAACCGGGGGCCGGGGGTGAAATTCAGCTTACCGACGCCATTGCGCGGGGCATTGAGACCACCGGGCTTGCGGGGTTCCGTTTTGAGGGAATACGCTTTGACTGCGGCTCCAAAGCCGGGATGCTGGCTGCTGAACTGCACCTCGCCCGCCAGGACCCTGAGTTTGATGCGGTGATCGACGATTTCGTCGCATCGTTTCACACTGCCGAAGTTGCCTGA